Proteins encoded by one window of Pseudomonas sp. LS44:
- the creB gene encoding two-component system response regulator CreB, with the protein MAHILIVEDEAAIADTLIYALHGEGFTTTWLSLAGAALEFQRQTPADLWILDVGLPDISGFEACKRLRRFSEVPVIFLTARDGEIDRVVGLEIGADDYVVKPFSPREVAARVKAILKRVAPLVPAAVGDAGPFEVDSLRQRIRYHGQALSLTRHEFRLLEQLLGQPERVFSREQLLDGLGVAADAGYERNIDSHIKSLRAKLRQVAVAEPIQTHRGLGYSYAPEHA; encoded by the coding sequence ATGGCGCACATACTGATAGTCGAAGACGAAGCGGCAATCGCCGACACGCTGATCTACGCCCTGCACGGCGAAGGCTTCACCACCACCTGGCTGAGCCTGGCCGGTGCCGCCCTGGAGTTCCAGCGGCAGACCCCGGCCGACCTGTGGATTCTCGACGTCGGCCTGCCCGACATCAGCGGCTTCGAGGCCTGCAAGCGGCTGCGGCGCTTCTCCGAGGTGCCGGTGATCTTCCTCACCGCGCGCGACGGCGAGATCGACCGGGTGGTCGGCCTGGAAATCGGTGCCGACGACTACGTGGTCAAGCCGTTCAGCCCGCGCGAGGTGGCGGCGCGGGTCAAGGCGATCCTCAAGCGCGTCGCCCCGCTTGTGCCGGCAGCGGTCGGCGACGCCGGGCCATTTGAGGTCGACAGTCTGCGCCAGCGCATCCGTTACCACGGCCAGGCGCTGAGCCTGACCCGCCATGAGTTCCGCCTGCTCGAGCAACTGCTCGGCCAGCCGGAGCGGGTGTTCAGCCGCGAGCAGCTGCTCGATGGCCTCGGCGTGGCGGCCGACGCCGGTTACGAACGCAACATCGACAGCCACATCAAGAGCCTGCGCGCCAAGCTGCGCCAGGTTGCCGTCGCCGAGCCGATCCAGACCCACCGCGGCCTCGGCTACAGCTATGCGCCGGAGCACGCCTGA
- the creC gene encoding two-component system sensor histidine kinase CreC: MPLGIRIFLVYFLFVGLTGWFVLSTVMDEIRPGMRQSTEETLVDTANLLAELLRDDVKAGTLAQSRLPELLRAYGERRPQAQIWGVTKREVNHRIYVTDARGIVLLDSSGVGVGQDYSRWNDVYRTLRGQYGARSSREDPNDSDSSVMYVAAPIMDGSTIIGVVSVAKPNRTLQPYIERSQRRLGWLGGGLIGLGLLIGGLLSWWLSRALGRLTRYAEAVSAGQRAELPVYRGGELAQLAVAVEAMRTQLEGKAYVERYVHTLTHELKSPLAAIRGAAELLHGEMPVEQRERFVGNIDSESARLQQLIERLLLLAQVEQRQGLEERVAVPLRALVEELCQAQAARLQQAGLRVDNRIDADLTASGERFLLRQALANLLDNAVDFTAAGGELRFSAECVGERLILRLFNPGPAIPDYALARLTERFYSLARPHTGRKSTGLGLNFVAEVAELHGGRLAVVNVEAGVEARLELLADG; the protein is encoded by the coding sequence ATGCCGCTCGGCATACGTATCTTTCTGGTCTATTTCCTGTTCGTCGGCCTCACCGGCTGGTTCGTGCTGAGCACGGTGATGGACGAGATCCGCCCCGGCATGCGCCAGTCCACCGAGGAAACCCTGGTCGATACCGCCAACCTGCTCGCCGAGCTGCTGCGCGACGACGTCAAGGCCGGCACCCTGGCGCAAAGCCGGCTGCCCGAACTGCTCCGCGCCTACGGCGAGCGCCGGCCGCAGGCGCAGATCTGGGGGGTGACCAAGCGCGAGGTCAACCACCGCATCTACGTCACCGACGCCCGCGGCATCGTCCTGCTCGATTCCAGCGGAGTTGGCGTCGGTCAGGATTATTCGCGCTGGAACGACGTGTACCGCACCCTGCGCGGCCAGTACGGCGCGCGCTCGAGTCGCGAAGACCCGAATGATTCGGACTCCTCGGTGATGTACGTGGCGGCGCCGATCATGGATGGCTCGACCATCATCGGCGTAGTCTCGGTGGCCAAGCCGAATCGCACCCTGCAGCCCTACATCGAACGCTCGCAACGCCGCCTGGGCTGGCTCGGCGGCGGGCTGATCGGCCTCGGCCTGCTGATCGGCGGGTTGCTGTCCTGGTGGCTGAGCCGCGCCCTCGGTCGCCTGACCCGCTACGCCGAGGCGGTCAGCGCTGGGCAGCGTGCCGAACTGCCGGTCTACCGCGGCGGCGAGTTGGCGCAACTGGCCGTGGCGGTCGAGGCAATGCGCACCCAACTGGAGGGCAAGGCCTACGTCGAGCGCTACGTGCATACCCTGACCCACGAGTTGAAGAGCCCGCTGGCGGCGATTCGCGGCGCCGCCGAACTGCTGCACGGCGAGATGCCGGTCGAGCAGCGCGAGCGCTTCGTCGGCAACATCGACAGCGAGAGCGCGCGTCTGCAGCAGCTGATCGAGCGGCTCCTGCTGCTGGCCCAGGTCGAGCAGCGCCAAGGCCTGGAAGAGCGCGTCGCGGTGCCGCTGCGCGCGCTGGTCGAGGAACTTTGCCAGGCTCAGGCGGCACGCTTGCAGCAGGCTGGGTTGCGGGTCGACAACCGCATCGACGCGGATCTGACGGCCAGCGGCGAGCGTTTTTTGCTGCGCCAGGCGCTGGCCAATCTGCTCGACAACGCCGTGGATTTCACGGCGGCGGGCGGCGAGTTGCGGTTCAGCGCCGAGTGCGTCGGCGAACGCCTGATTTTGCGTCTGTTCAACCCTGGGCCGGCGATTCCCGACTATGCCTTGGCGCGTCTCACCGAGCGCTTCTACTCGCTGGCGCGCCCGCACACCGGGCGCAAGAGCACCGGCCTGGGCCTCAACTTCGTCGCCGAAGTCGCCGAGCTGCATGGCGGGCGGTTAGCGGTGGTGAACGTCGAGGCTGGCGTCGAGGCCCGTCTGGAGCTGCTAGCGGACGGTTGA